DNA sequence from the Larus michahellis chromosome Z, bLarMic1.1, whole genome shotgun sequence genome:
AGTCAGCCTTGCTCGAGAGAGATTCCAGCTCCTGGTGGGGCACTCTGCTTTTTTTCGGGTTTCCCTGGCTCTGGGAACCCCCTGTCCTCCTCAATCTAGCACCCAGCCACAGAACTTACTGTGCCCGCTGCTGTGTTCCTTGCAGACTGAGTGATTTGGATCCTGGTCTCCTTTGATGCTGGCCTCCTTTATCCTGTGAGGTGCTCTCTcatgacagcagcagcaaggcctTTATTTCCTCTCTGCAGTGGGGAGGTAACCTTGCACAGGTAGGGGGCTATACTGATGTAGTAAGACAGACATCTCAGCATGTCAGCAATGAATAAGAGTTGGCATCCCATCCCCTCACAGAGGAGGGAATAGCAAATCAACAGGAACAATATTCATATGTGTCCAGTGTTACTCCAGGTCATGGCCTTGTTGTCTTTCAGTCCATTGTCCCCTTCTACGTGTGCTGCACTTTCAGTCTTTATCATAGCCTGCCATTTTACAGGAATATCCGAGAAGCAGATATTTACTGATAGTTCAAGGTTTTAAAATCCTTATCCATTCTTCTTTCAGATTTGGAATGACTACAAATTGCGATGGGATCCCAGAGAATACAATGGCATTGAATTTGTTCGGGTACCAGCAGATAAAATTTGGAAACCAGATATTGTCTTGTATAATAAGTATGAGTAATACTTTTCCATTTTACCCTTTCTCTCAAAAGTATCATCTTGCAGTGTCCATGAAAGACGTTTTTCTTTCATGGTAATTTTCTTTGCCTCATTTGTGTTTTTAGTGCTGTGGGAGACTTTCAAGTTGAAGGCAAGACCAAAGCCCTCCTTCGCTATGATGGAATGATCACCTGGACACcaccagctatttttaaaagctcctGTCCTATGGATATTACCTTTTTCCCATTTGATCATCAGAACTGTTCACTGAAATTTGGCTCATGGACCTATGACAAAGCCAAAATTGATCTTCTGATCATTGGATCCAAAGTAGATATGAATGACTTTTGGGAAAACAGTGAATGGGAAATAGTTGATGCTTCTGGCTACAAACATGACATCAAATATAACTGCTGTGAAGAAATCTACACAGACATAACATATTCCTTTTACATTCGAAGGTTGCCAATGTTTTACACCATAAATCTGATAATTCCCTGCCTCTTCATTTCATTCCTGACTGTGTTAGTCTTTTACCTGCCATCTGACTGTGGTGAGAAAGTGACTCTTTGCATTTCTGTGCTCCTTTCTTTGACTGTATTTTTACTGGTGATCACAGAAACAATCCCATCCACCTCTTTAGTAATTCCCCTCGTAGGTGAATATTTACTCTTCACTATGATATTTGTGACTCTGTCAATTGTCATCACAGTGTTTGTCCTGAATATACATTACAGGACTCCAGCCACACACACAATGCCCAAATGGGTAAAAACCGTCTTTCTTAGCCTGCTCCCCAAAGTCCTATTGATGCAGAGACCGctagaactgcagaaaaaaaatgcctccaGAAAATCCAAGACAGGATCAGCTGATACATCAGGCAAGTCAAAGCACAGCAAGCACAAAGGTACCAAATTACACAAAGAGCAGCGATGCAGTCACTGTGATAAGGCAACTGAACTCACTACCACCAAAAGAAGACAACTGAGCCATCAGTCACTGAAATGGATGGCAGAGCACACGGAGTACTCCCCAGAAGTGAAGGACGTCATTAGCAGCGTTCGATTTATCGCAGAGAACATGAGGTCTCAAAATGAAACCAAAGAGGTAAGGCAGATAACCCCTCAGCTGGGCATGGGGCCACACTTTGAGCAAGTGAAAACATGATCTAGGATGGATGGCCAGAGGAACTGGAGTTGTGTCTAGAGAAGAAAATTTTGAGACCTGTGAATGGGTCTCAAAGGGAGGAGATAAATCATCCATTGGGGATGGAACAAGAAAAGTGATCTCATCTGTTCTTCCTCTATCTCCAGTGGATAATTTAAGCAGCAAGACAgttttagattagacatgaggctCACCctccaaaggaaaagaagacaagTGTCAGGCTGAGGAATGAACTTTGATAAGCAGTGGTTCAGGTAGAGTTGATCCTGCCATGGGGCAGAGGATAAACTAGTCGAGACCTTTCAAGGTCTCTTACAACCCTTCTTCTGTAGATCCTCAGAAGCAACCCTCTTCCACTGCTCACCAACTGCTCAGCCCTGGTAAGCAGAGACATCTCGATACTAAGGATGCTGTTTGCCAATCAGGGTGCTTTTCTGTGTTAGTAATGGAACAAGAAAATTTGggaactgcattttaaagaacaGGGCTTGTCTAGCAGCACAGTAAGTTCACCTGGAGAAGAGTCATTCTTGGCCAGTGATAAATCTGGTAAAGatatttctttcagaatattGTTGTCTGTACTTTGTTTCAGTCTGgtgtgttctgtttcttttttttttacagtgatttgACTAATTGTGTCTTCAGCAATACAGTATTTTCAGGCATGACAAACATATATTGAAATAAAAGTTGAGTTTTGGGGGAAGACAGCtgaataaaaacagattaaaaaaagaggggggggggttAAAAATGAGACTTAGCATTTGAACTAATGGATTTGCTTGTATGAGGTAATAAAAATT
Encoded proteins:
- the CHRNA6 gene encoding neuronal acetylcholine receptor subunit alpha-6 isoform X2 gives rise to the protein METNLWLRHIWNDYKLRWDPREYNGIEFVRVPADKIWKPDIVLYNNAVGDFQVEGKTKALLRYDGMITWTPPAIFKSSCPMDITFFPFDHQNCSLKFGSWTYDKAKIDLLIIGSKVDMNDFWENSEWEIVDASGYKHDIKYNCCEEIYTDITYSFYIRRLPMFYTINLIIPCLFISFLTVLVFYLPSDCGEKVTLCISVLLSLTVFLLVITETIPSTSLVIPLVGEYLLFTMIFVTLSIVITVFVLNIHYRTPATHTMPKWVKTVFLSLLPKVLLMQRPLELQKKNASRKSKTGSADTSGKSKHSKHKGTKLHKEQRCSHCDKATELTTTKRRQLSHQSLKWMAEHTEYSPEVKDVISSVRFIAENMRSQNETKEVEDDWKYVAMVIDRVFLWVFIILCVFGTAGLFIQPLIADT
- the CHRNA6 gene encoding neuronal acetylcholine receptor subunit alpha-6 isoform X1 translates to MHPERWLCWCYPAFCVWAFVFTSLIKDTTACESEERLFHKLFSQYNQFIRPVENVSDPVTVYFELAITQLTNVDEVNQIMETNLWLRHIWNDYKLRWDPREYNGIEFVRVPADKIWKPDIVLYNNAVGDFQVEGKTKALLRYDGMITWTPPAIFKSSCPMDITFFPFDHQNCSLKFGSWTYDKAKIDLLIIGSKVDMNDFWENSEWEIVDASGYKHDIKYNCCEEIYTDITYSFYIRRLPMFYTINLIIPCLFISFLTVLVFYLPSDCGEKVTLCISVLLSLTVFLLVITETIPSTSLVIPLVGEYLLFTMIFVTLSIVITVFVLNIHYRTPATHTMPKWVKTVFLSLLPKVLLMQRPLELQKKNASRKSKTGSADTSGKSKHSKHKGTKLHKEQRCSHCDKATELTTTKRRQLSHQSLKWMAEHTEYSPEVKDVISSVRFIAENMRSQNETKEVEDDWKYVAMVIDRVFLWVFIILCVFGTAGLFIQPLIADT